One segment of Arcanobacterium phocae DNA contains the following:
- a CDS encoding HD domain-containing protein, translating to MVSAHEAFEPALEFVRRHLLSDERVVDGKTVSASSRRYRFEHSLRVARIGRLVAQGEGLDEHLLALGCLLHDVGKFDAQRPVDHGRAGALSANDFLQELGLADSQRLEIVQGIAMHTDDLWNPRPDDEGTCCDSTGRPYLVFDHEPSVLAQSIGDCDNIDRFGAYRVADTLKYVKFLELSTDQQRSWLSSYQTKLDRLWEQECSTATATRLWREAVDVQRAFFGRLATEVTA from the coding sequence ATGGTCAGTGCGCACGAGGCTTTCGAGCCGGCATTGGAGTTTGTGCGCCGGCATCTGCTCAGCGACGAACGCGTAGTAGACGGAAAAACTGTTAGTGCTAGCTCACGCCGGTACCGGTTTGAGCATAGCCTTCGGGTGGCTCGAATCGGGCGGTTAGTAGCACAGGGCGAAGGGCTTGACGAACATCTTCTCGCATTGGGATGCCTACTTCATGATGTGGGCAAGTTCGATGCCCAACGTCCAGTCGATCACGGCCGGGCGGGCGCCCTTTCGGCAAATGATTTTTTGCAGGAATTAGGACTCGCCGATAGCCAGCGTCTCGAAATCGTCCAAGGCATTGCGATGCACACGGATGATCTGTGGAATCCACGTCCGGATGATGAAGGTACGTGTTGTGATAGCACTGGGCGGCCATATCTCGTATTCGATCACGAACCAAGCGTTTTGGCACAATCTATCGGAGACTGCGACAATATTGATCGGTTCGGGGCTTACCGAGTAGCGGATACTCTCAAATATGTGAAGTTCTTGGAATTATCCACAGATCAGCAACGCTCGTGGCTCTCGTCTTACCAAACGAAACTTGATCGGCTGTGGGAACAGGAATGCTCCACTGCTACTGCTACGCGGTTGTGGCGTGAAGCAGTGGATGTGCAACGTGCATTCTTTGGCCGGCTAGCTACCGAGGTGACAGCTTAA
- a CDS encoding aldo/keto reductase, with product MTHLRSGFNIPELGFGTYQVTQKDAADLVQQAFAIGYRHIDTAQMYGNEDGVGRAIVESGIPRQSLFITTKLDNPNHEPEQVYTSFAQSLAKLRTDYVDLFLMHWPLPMHYDGDFMQTFATMEDLVAEGHLRSVGVSNFQISHLEQLVAAGTGVPVINQIEIHPYFQNRQVVEYCRTAGIVVESWSPLGRGKDLLDPVIIEIAKKHDATPAQVVLAWHRLEGFVAIPKASSLARQRENFNSLGVVLDDDDLAAIRALDRGEDGRMGPNPDVFAKM from the coding sequence ATGACTCATCTTCGATCTGGTTTTAATATTCCCGAACTAGGATTCGGAACCTATCAGGTTACACAAAAAGACGCAGCCGACCTAGTCCAGCAGGCTTTTGCCATCGGATACCGTCATATTGACACGGCACAAATGTACGGCAACGAAGATGGGGTGGGCCGGGCAATCGTCGAATCCGGCATTCCACGCCAGAGCCTTTTTATTACCACGAAGCTCGACAACCCGAACCATGAACCCGAGCAGGTCTACACTTCCTTCGCTCAGTCGCTGGCAAAATTGCGTACCGATTACGTAGATTTGTTTTTGATGCACTGGCCACTGCCGATGCATTACGACGGCGATTTTATGCAGACCTTTGCCACGATGGAGGACCTAGTAGCTGAGGGTCATCTGCGTTCAGTTGGTGTCTCGAATTTCCAGATTTCGCACTTGGAGCAGTTGGTTGCCGCCGGCACTGGGGTTCCGGTGATTAACCAGATAGAGATTCACCCGTATTTCCAGAACCGTCAGGTGGTTGAATACTGCCGGACTGCCGGAATTGTGGTTGAGTCGTGGTCGCCGTTGGGCCGGGGCAAGGATTTGTTGGATCCGGTTATTATCGAGATCGCGAAAAAGCATGACGCCACCCCGGCACAGGTTGTGTTAGCTTGGCATCGTTTGGAAGGTTTCGTGGCGATTCCGAAAGCGTCGAGTTTGGCTCGTCAGCGCGAGAATTTCAATTCGTTGGGCGTGGTTTTGGACGACGACGATCTGGCTGCTATCCGCGCTCTTGATCGCGGCGAAGACGGCCGAATGGGACCAAACCCTGACGTATTCGCGAAGATGTGA
- a CDS encoding 1-acyl-sn-glycerol-3-phosphate acyltransferase — MSFKRFIARTFQRFSRWTIDVDTLPPKAVVIGAPHTSNWDALYMLMAFWHADRNLRFLIKSSYMRQPVGSFIRAVGGVGVDRNSSHGMVHNIVEHAQSVEHFALCVAPKGTRGHRDTWKSGFYYIALEAGIPVVFGFVDSATKTYGWRGSMMLTGDVAADMAKIREFYADKVGIHPELTSVPRLRAEIEEGEINQ; from the coding sequence ATGTCATTCAAACGGTTTATCGCGCGAACATTTCAACGGTTTTCTCGTTGGACAATTGATGTGGACACGTTACCGCCAAAGGCTGTAGTGATCGGTGCACCACACACCTCGAACTGGGATGCGCTCTACATGCTCATGGCATTTTGGCACGCGGACCGCAATCTTCGATTCCTCATCAAAAGCTCGTACATGCGTCAGCCAGTTGGCTCTTTTATTCGTGCGGTAGGCGGCGTAGGCGTCGATCGTAATTCGTCACATGGCATGGTCCACAACATTGTTGAACATGCACAATCTGTTGAACACTTTGCTCTCTGCGTGGCGCCTAAAGGCACTCGTGGACACCGTGACACCTGGAAATCCGGCTTCTACTATATTGCATTAGAAGCTGGCATCCCGGTGGTTTTCGGCTTCGTCGATTCGGCAACCAAAACGTATGGCTGGCGTGGGTCAATGATGCTCACCGGAGATGTCGCAGCGGACATGGCAAAGATTCGTGAGTTTTATGCCGACAAAGTTGGCATCCATCCGGAGCTAACCTCAGTTCCACGGTTGCGTGCCGAAATTGAAGAAGGAGAAATAAACCAATGA
- a CDS encoding DsbA family protein produces MNQRKVIASLVALLTVAALVISMIVAGVFSSKTPAAPKADSSSSTSEPQKPAELSPEVKKLIEQQHRLNPDDPRALGSLDAPVVIEMYSDYRCGHCRDWSLKTLPELQSFIDDGTVRIEYNSLPILGDESVLIAQASHAAALQNKFWEYHHELFANPPEPTAEALTELAGKVGMDTDKFTADLQSEETVKAVNEERTHGQALGISSTPSFIVGYSFLAGAYPIDQFNQIINAELKRPENQK; encoded by the coding sequence ATGAACCAACGTAAAGTAATTGCTTCACTTGTTGCCCTACTAACTGTGGCAGCACTCGTTATCAGCATGATTGTTGCCGGAGTTTTTTCGTCTAAAACTCCGGCCGCTCCGAAGGCAGATTCGTCGTCGTCAACCAGCGAACCACAAAAACCAGCCGAACTTTCCCCAGAAGTAAAGAAACTCATCGAGCAACAGCATCGCCTCAACCCAGATGATCCGCGTGCACTCGGTTCGCTTGACGCACCCGTCGTAATCGAAATGTATTCCGACTATCGTTGCGGACACTGCCGAGACTGGTCACTAAAAACTCTGCCTGAACTCCAAAGTTTCATTGACGACGGCACGGTTCGCATCGAATACAACTCACTACCAATTCTTGGCGACGAGTCGGTACTTATTGCGCAAGCGTCCCACGCAGCCGCGCTACAAAACAAATTCTGGGAATACCACCACGAACTTTTTGCTAACCCGCCAGAACCAACTGCCGAAGCCCTCACTGAGCTAGCTGGAAAAGTTGGAATGGACACTGACAAATTCACTGCCGATCTGCAATCCGAAGAAACCGTGAAAGCAGTGAATGAGGAACGCACCCACGGCCAGGCCCTTGGTATTTCGAGTACGCCGTCATTTATCGTTGGCTACTCGTTCCTTGCCGGCGCCTACCCTATCGATCAGTTTAACCAGATCATTAACGCAGAACTTAAACGCCCAGAAAATCAGAAGTGA
- a CDS encoding DUF4862 family protein — protein MSVPFIVGAYASLPATLPEQEEYYATLGAQSWVDGLEIPFRNAITDDPAWFAAQLPDHFHVNVLTPIPGTMQRVSSDPTFGLASPDDAGQATALDFLLNASWAIKEVNDAAGRQIFTHVELHSAPTGNAHLDPFLHSLDIISQWDWDGAQLVIEHQDEFIPGQLAQKGFLSLTDEIQAATERNMPIVINWGRSVIEGRSTDTPLAHIQQAGAAGVLGGVIFSGAHSKTNSFGPAWNDDHMPLHDDEPSSLMTVQNVATAANATRQYPVNFLGAKVSIRPEVSLSTRLDMIRRIAAAARVETGSQIG, from the coding sequence ATGTCGGTTCCGTTTATTGTTGGCGCTTACGCCTCGCTACCTGCAACTTTGCCGGAGCAAGAAGAATATTATGCAACGTTAGGCGCACAGTCATGGGTTGACGGACTAGAAATTCCGTTCCGTAACGCGATCACTGACGATCCGGCTTGGTTCGCAGCCCAGCTCCCCGACCATTTCCACGTCAACGTTTTAACCCCTATTCCGGGAACGATGCAACGCGTCAGCTCCGATCCCACTTTTGGATTGGCTTCGCCTGACGACGCCGGACAGGCTACCGCCCTCGATTTCCTCCTCAACGCTTCGTGGGCGATCAAGGAAGTCAACGATGCTGCCGGTCGGCAAATCTTTACCCACGTAGAGTTACACTCAGCCCCAACAGGAAACGCACACCTCGATCCTTTCTTACATTCGCTAGACATCATTTCACAGTGGGATTGGGACGGCGCTCAACTCGTCATCGAGCATCAAGACGAATTCATCCCGGGACAGTTGGCACAGAAAGGGTTCCTGAGTTTAACCGATGAAATCCAGGCAGCAACTGAACGAAATATGCCTATCGTGATTAACTGGGGACGGTCAGTTATTGAAGGCCGGAGTACCGATACTCCACTAGCGCACATCCAACAAGCCGGCGCGGCTGGCGTTCTCGGCGGTGTTATTTTCTCGGGAGCACACAGTAAAACCAACAGTTTCGGCCCAGCTTGGAATGATGACCATATGCCGTTGCATGACGATGAACCATCGTCATTAATGACGGTTCAGAATGTCGCTACCGCCGCCAACGCCACCCGGCAATATCCTGTTAACTTCCTCGGAGCTAAGGTCAGCATTCGTCCCGAGGTGTCGTTATCTACTAGGCTGGACATGATCCGTCGAATTGCGGCGGCAGCCCGGGTAGAGACCGGTTCGCAGATAGGTTGA
- a CDS encoding DUF4825 domain-containing protein produces the protein MVIVVIIVSAAFWGVYRLVSSKQFRMDSEPKSTLSYRTHNIADSRIYVSDYIGDQANTFALMRTLPLNDRIVNIGIADQGININLRKTNLTEEDVQRDALYSASVVMAVIKDAKYVSFRSGMSLIEVTRFDVESFIPEGALTTTKQQVWDRVRRAIPEAVPQLIEVRNTAAVLRPSSQ, from the coding sequence TTGGTCATTGTTGTAATTATCGTTTCGGCCGCATTCTGGGGCGTCTATCGTTTGGTATCGAGCAAGCAATTTCGGATGGATAGCGAACCAAAATCTACACTGTCATACCGCACTCACAATATTGCTGATTCGCGCATTTATGTGTCCGATTATATTGGTGATCAGGCCAATACGTTTGCGCTTATGCGTACACTGCCATTAAACGACAGGATTGTTAATATCGGAATTGCAGACCAAGGTATCAATATTAATCTCCGAAAAACAAACTTGACTGAAGAAGATGTGCAGCGTGACGCTCTTTATTCGGCTTCTGTAGTTATGGCAGTAATTAAAGACGCGAAATATGTATCCTTCCGCAGTGGAATGTCGTTGATTGAAGTGACACGTTTCGACGTCGAATCCTTCATCCCCGAAGGTGCGCTGACAACAACCAAACAGCAAGTGTGGGATCGTGTTCGACGCGCAATACCGGAAGCTGTCCCGCAACTGATCGAAGTCCGCAACACAGCAGCAGTGCTGAGACCGTCTTCCCAATGA
- a CDS encoding DUF4261 domain-containing protein gives MNHLEIDAIHPTAPEYLTAAALFSAPIDVGAAMQRIRDVWGEDVDPQWVSVDAAATGGLSGELLTFRLQGVQVMITPVTGQLEIDKGQLPEHHTHVAMTFYAPLAGMVEGTLAGEQELHGDNAPELMRRHRMVSAHIAYTQVADALMCEPAAIGVYRHELGVIHPPQMVQALAESLTSGQAPLPLWINIRLADGPTSRARTLGLPLFGHLDVEVTGGPALEKTAAFIENTANYIVMGDSYLLPGQTIGVSDGSSYPVTQEISVADGSTVIAIDVQG, from the coding sequence ATGAATCATCTTGAAATCGACGCTATTCATCCAACCGCACCCGAATATCTCACTGCGGCCGCTTTGTTCTCTGCTCCTATCGATGTGGGAGCAGCGATGCAGCGAATCCGTGACGTGTGGGGCGAAGATGTGGACCCGCAATGGGTGAGTGTGGATGCGGCAGCTACTGGCGGGCTCAGCGGGGAACTCCTGACGTTCCGGCTACAAGGTGTCCAAGTGATGATCACTCCGGTTACTGGCCAGCTCGAAATAGATAAAGGCCAGCTACCAGAACATCATACCCATGTGGCGATGACCTTCTATGCGCCGCTGGCTGGGATGGTTGAAGGTACGCTTGCCGGGGAACAAGAGCTCCATGGCGATAATGCGCCTGAGCTGATGCGCCGGCACCGAATGGTATCAGCACATATTGCTTACACTCAGGTAGCCGATGCGTTGATGTGTGAGCCGGCCGCGATCGGGGTATACCGGCATGAGCTCGGGGTGATCCATCCGCCGCAGATGGTTCAAGCACTCGCGGAATCCTTGACTTCTGGGCAAGCACCGCTTCCGTTGTGGATTAATATCCGGTTGGCTGACGGGCCGACGAGCCGGGCTCGCACGCTGGGTTTGCCGTTGTTTGGTCATTTAGATGTGGAAGTTACCGGCGGGCCGGCTCTTGAGAAGACGGCTGCTTTTATCGAAAACACGGCTAACTATATTGTGATGGGTGATAGTTATTTGTTGCCGGGGCAGACGATTGGCGTTAGTGACGGCAGTAGTTATCCAGTGACGCAAGAGATTTCGGTAGCCGATGGCTCTACTGTTATTGCAATTGATGTGCAGGGCTAA
- the tgt gene encoding tRNA guanosine(34) transglycosylase Tgt, translating to MFDIKTRLEGHLGRTGTIHTPHGDIQTPAFIPVATKATVKAVLPETMREIGAQALLSNAYHLYLQPGSDIVDEAGGVAAFENWHGPTFTDSGGFQVLSLGSGFKKVLSEEFNGKAHVDGQVAGKKERLANVDDDGVWFRSHLNGSKHRFTPEVSMRIQHELGADIIFAFDELTTLLNSRGYQEEALERTRLWAQRCLRAHKQLTEEREGKPYQQLFGVIQGAQYEDLRRKAARDLGNMEIDGQRFDGFGVGGALEKENLGTIVGWVNEELPEDRARHLLGISEPDDLFVGVENGIDTFDCVNPSRVARNAAIYSPDGRFNVNRARHRRDFTPLVDGCECYTCTHYTKAYLHHLFKAKEMVVNTLTTIHNEYFTIKLVDDIRHHMEAGTYWEFKEETLGRFYDKRDI from the coding sequence ATGTTTGATATTAAGACCCGGCTTGAAGGTCATCTTGGCCGTACTGGCACGATTCACACGCCGCATGGCGATATTCAGACTCCGGCGTTTATCCCGGTTGCGACGAAGGCGACCGTGAAGGCGGTGCTTCCGGAAACGATGCGGGAGATTGGTGCGCAGGCGTTGTTGTCTAACGCTTATCATCTGTATCTGCAGCCTGGTTCGGACATTGTTGACGAGGCTGGTGGCGTTGCTGCGTTTGAGAACTGGCACGGACCGACGTTCACGGATTCGGGCGGTTTTCAGGTGTTGAGCCTGGGCTCTGGCTTCAAGAAAGTTCTTTCGGAAGAGTTTAACGGCAAGGCTCATGTTGATGGTCAGGTTGCGGGAAAGAAAGAACGTCTCGCTAATGTTGACGACGACGGCGTCTGGTTCCGTTCGCATTTGAACGGTTCGAAGCATCGTTTTACGCCGGAAGTTTCGATGCGTATTCAGCATGAGCTGGGTGCGGATATTATTTTTGCTTTCGATGAGCTCACAACCTTGTTAAATTCGCGTGGTTATCAAGAAGAGGCTTTGGAGCGTACCCGGTTGTGGGCACAGCGGTGTTTGCGGGCGCATAAACAGCTCACCGAAGAGCGCGAGGGTAAGCCGTATCAGCAGTTGTTCGGCGTGATTCAGGGCGCTCAATATGAGGATTTGCGCCGTAAAGCGGCACGCGATCTGGGGAATATGGAGATCGATGGCCAGCGTTTTGATGGATTCGGTGTTGGCGGTGCGTTAGAGAAGGAAAACCTGGGCACAATTGTGGGCTGGGTGAATGAGGAGCTTCCGGAGGATCGGGCACGTCATCTGCTAGGTATTTCGGAACCTGACGATTTGTTTGTTGGGGTGGAAAACGGGATCGATACGTTTGATTGCGTTAATCCGTCCCGGGTGGCGCGCAATGCGGCGATCTATTCGCCAGATGGCCGGTTTAATGTTAACCGTGCGCGGCATCGGCGTGACTTTACTCCGCTGGTTGACGGGTGTGAATGCTACACCTGTACGCATTACACGAAGGCCTATCTCCATCACTTGTTTAAGGCGAAGGAAATGGTTGTGAATACGTTGACGACTATCCACAACGAGTACTTCACAATCAAGCTCGTTGACGATATCCGTCACCATATGGAGGCGGGAACATATTGGGAGTTTAAGGAAGAGACTCTGGGCCGGTTTTACGACAAGCGCGATATCTAA
- a CDS encoding TetR/AcrR family transcriptional regulator, with protein MPRISAPTVKEHHDIVFEKLVNSAEEILRSPNNLPFTAGAVAKKAGIARNSIYRYVPSVDHLRLLVLERYLPAWKERATAAMESADTPSEKLIALVDVSMELGAETGHQWLINVLKTTKLTPEAFESMESLPPAVVNFHRELAMQIVKLWDQIDPVAAPMNARITRSLMDCGLRALDDGLELHEVRSSVLGAVQSLIKA; from the coding sequence ATGCCACGGATTTCAGCGCCGACAGTTAAAGAACATCACGATATCGTGTTTGAAAAACTGGTGAATTCTGCTGAGGAAATTTTGCGTTCCCCCAATAACCTTCCCTTTACTGCCGGTGCTGTTGCGAAAAAAGCTGGGATCGCACGTAATTCTATTTACCGCTATGTTCCGTCCGTGGATCATCTACGGTTGCTGGTGCTCGAACGCTATCTGCCAGCGTGGAAAGAGCGGGCGACGGCGGCGATGGAATCCGCAGATACTCCCTCGGAGAAACTTATCGCCTTGGTTGACGTAAGCATGGAACTAGGCGCGGAAACCGGACACCAGTGGCTTATTAACGTATTGAAAACGACTAAGCTCACGCCAGAAGCATTTGAATCGATGGAGAGTTTGCCGCCGGCGGTAGTGAATTTTCATCGTGAGCTGGCGATGCAGATCGTGAAGCTGTGGGATCAAATCGATCCGGTTGCTGCGCCGATGAATGCGCGTATCACCCGTAGTCTGATGGATTGTGGATTGCGGGCATTGGATGATGGGCTGGAACTACATGAGGTACGCTCATCCGTTCTGGGTGCGGTCCAATCGCTAATTAAAGCGTGA
- the hrpB gene encoding ATP-dependent helicase HrpB, with protein sequence MNLSDICANPPALPVAEALADIAATDGNLVIAAPPGSGKTTLVPIVIAEQLTKSDAPKVLVVQPRRVAARAAARRIASLLGEPVGKQIGYRVRGETQPGSAIEMITPGVLLRMLHSDPELPGVGCVIIDEIHERDVDTDIACAFALDVQTALRPDLRIIAMSATIALEQTAQLLDGSIINVPGAIHPVDVRDTPGPQALTATRAGAIVVADEFLNHIANVVFQARRECTGSILVFVPGVREIHAGIDRLSGIDLPVMALHGQLSATEQDRVLDAHEDRIIVATALAESSLTVPGVRVVVDSGLARQARVDAGVGGLVTVHASQASMTQRSGRAGREGPGVAYRCIPAARAPQYSPPEIRTADLTDVLLQCAAWGAPNMAGLRLLDEPNPDNLAHAHTQLHALGLIDDDGAITSRGRLVSQLPLGAHLARALIDGSTLVGMSVATDVVGLLSVNMRISNADLASGLRANRHQRDVTRETRRLRALTTQLIPDAPHETGNWTWDDAVGAVVGLAHPQWVAHARGQGYVLANGRGAILPPGSPLAGEEWLAIADLGQTQGRADAMIYAAAPIDADIAQEVAHHLVTNETVIDNETMRGYRVTRLGAIELTRTSVTLTDEDKVQTRIERIRSAGLDSLPWTDTLNATRQRLAFLHRALGQPWPDVSDQALTDTLDAWLLPFVTAHGIDLVGALASLKPWEQAHMFDELAPERIPTPLGTVRVDYSDSGPRARMRIQEAFGWESTPQICGIPITLELLSPAQRPLAITSDLASFWAGPYAGVRADMRGRYPRHPWPEDPAHAEPTRRAKKRK encoded by the coding sequence GTGAATCTTTCAGATATTTGTGCCAATCCGCCAGCGCTGCCGGTAGCTGAGGCACTAGCTGATATTGCGGCAACAGATGGAAACCTCGTTATCGCAGCCCCTCCCGGTAGCGGTAAAACAACGCTCGTCCCAATAGTTATTGCAGAACAACTGACAAAATCTGATGCTCCCAAAGTCTTGGTTGTGCAACCGCGACGGGTAGCCGCCCGGGCAGCTGCCCGGCGGATAGCCTCACTCCTCGGTGAACCGGTTGGCAAACAGATAGGCTACCGTGTTCGCGGCGAAACTCAGCCCGGCAGTGCCATCGAAATGATTACGCCAGGCGTACTGCTACGCATGCTACACAGCGATCCGGAACTGCCCGGCGTCGGCTGCGTAATCATCGACGAAATCCACGAACGCGACGTCGATACTGATATAGCCTGCGCCTTCGCCCTCGATGTACAAACCGCGTTGCGTCCCGATCTGCGCATTATCGCCATGTCCGCCACCATCGCGCTAGAACAAACAGCTCAGCTACTCGACGGCTCGATAATCAACGTTCCCGGTGCAATCCATCCGGTAGACGTCCGAGATACTCCCGGCCCACAGGCCCTCACTGCAACCCGCGCGGGCGCAATCGTCGTCGCCGACGAATTCCTCAACCATATCGCCAACGTTGTGTTCCAAGCCCGGCGCGAGTGCACCGGCTCGATCCTCGTGTTTGTACCCGGAGTGCGTGAAATACATGCCGGCATAGACCGGCTCTCCGGGATAGACCTGCCAGTTATGGCGTTACACGGGCAGTTGAGCGCCACCGAACAAGACCGCGTCCTCGACGCCCACGAAGACCGAATCATTGTTGCCACCGCCTTAGCCGAATCATCACTCACAGTTCCCGGGGTGCGAGTTGTGGTAGACAGCGGGCTCGCCCGCCAAGCCCGAGTCGACGCTGGCGTAGGTGGACTAGTAACCGTACATGCCTCCCAAGCGTCGATGACCCAACGCTCCGGTCGCGCCGGACGCGAAGGCCCCGGCGTCGCCTATCGCTGTATTCCCGCCGCGCGCGCACCACAATACTCACCTCCCGAAATCCGCACCGCTGACCTGACCGACGTCCTGCTCCAATGCGCAGCGTGGGGTGCGCCAAACATGGCCGGGTTGCGTCTGCTTGACGAACCGAACCCTGACAATCTTGCACACGCCCACACCCAGCTACATGCGTTAGGACTGATCGACGACGACGGTGCTATCACCTCCCGCGGACGCCTCGTCTCGCAACTGCCCCTTGGAGCTCATCTAGCCCGTGCCCTCATTGACGGCAGTACCCTGGTTGGGATGAGCGTGGCTACCGACGTCGTCGGACTCCTCTCCGTCAATATGCGAATCTCAAACGCAGATCTCGCCAGTGGGCTACGCGCCAACCGGCACCAGCGTGACGTCACCAGAGAAACACGCCGGTTGCGCGCCTTGACCACCCAACTCATCCCGGATGCACCGCACGAGACCGGAAACTGGACCTGGGACGATGCCGTGGGCGCAGTCGTCGGACTAGCACACCCGCAATGGGTGGCACACGCTCGCGGGCAAGGATACGTGTTAGCGAACGGGCGCGGCGCGATTCTGCCGCCCGGGTCGCCGTTAGCCGGTGAAGAATGGCTCGCAATCGCAGACCTCGGGCAGACCCAAGGACGTGCCGATGCCATGATTTATGCGGCTGCGCCGATCGATGCGGATATTGCGCAAGAGGTAGCACACCACCTCGTTACCAACGAAACCGTGATTGACAACGAAACTATGCGCGGATATCGGGTCACCCGGCTCGGCGCGATCGAACTCACCCGCACCTCAGTCACGCTCACCGATGAGGACAAAGTGCAGACGCGAATCGAGCGGATTCGATCAGCTGGGCTCGATAGCCTGCCGTGGACTGACACACTTAATGCAACTCGGCAGCGGTTAGCATTCCTTCACCGAGCGCTCGGACAACCTTGGCCGGACGTCTCCGACCAAGCGTTAACCGACACTCTCGACGCTTGGTTACTGCCCTTCGTCACCGCCCATGGAATCGATCTCGTCGGCGCGCTCGCGAGCCTGAAACCCTGGGAACAAGCACATATGTTTGACGAACTCGCCCCCGAACGCATCCCAACCCCGCTCGGCACTGTACGAGTTGACTATTCTGATTCTGGCCCGCGCGCTCGAATGCGGATCCAAGAAGCATTCGGGTGGGAGAGCACCCCGCAAATCTGCGGCATTCCGATCACGTTAGAACTCCTGTCACCGGCACAGCGACCATTAGCGATCACCAGCGATCTAGCCTCATTCTGGGCCGGGCCATATGCGGGCGTGCGAGCCGACATGCGCGGACGCTACCCACGCCACCCCTGGCCCGAAGACCCCGCTCACGCCGAACCCACTCGCCGGGCGAAGAAGCGGAAATGA